Part of the Podospora pseudopauciseta strain CBS 411.78 chromosome 7 map unlocalized CBS411.78m_7.2, whole genome shotgun sequence genome, AGTGGCATTAAGCCAGTAGTTGCCCACAGCTTGGTTGGCCTCGATGATGACATCGTAGCGCTGGCCCACGGCCATGAAAAGGGAGGAGCGCACGACTGGATTGACTGGAACAAGGTCGTTCGTAATCACGGTGAAGTTGTGGCCTACGAGAGAGATAACAAAGGAGTTGTCAACACTGGCATTGATGAGGCGGAGAAGATGTTTCTTGCCGGGCGTGAGAGTGAGACGGTCGTAAGAGCCCCCACGGCTTGCGCCAAGTGGATGAATGTTCTTGCCTCTGAAGAGGATATTGTCGCTGTCAGGAGGAGGGCCATTGCTGACCAACTCGGCTCGCAGGTGAAGTCGATCAGCAGTTTCGTGATAGTAGTCATTGATCATGTAAGGGCCGAGGTCGATGTCATAGTTGGCCGCTGCAGGGCCACGCACGATCAAGGGTCCTACAACACCATTACCATATTGGTTGGAATAATGGCTGTGATACCACGAGGTGCCATATTGGGTGACGTGGAAATCATATGTCTTCATGGATCCAGGTGGGATAGGACACTCGGTCACTCCGTTGGCACCATCCTGGTTACTTTCGCCGTACTGGCGAATTCCATGCCAGTGAATAGACGTTCTGGTCACGAGTCAGAATTTAATACAACTGCCATTGACTGCAAGTATATCGTACCCGTTGTCTTGCATGTCATTGTACACATTGACAATGATATAGTCACCCCAATCAGCTTCAATCGTGGGTCCAGGGAATTGGTCTGCCAGCATGTTAGGAAGCGACATCAGAGAAGAGTGAATGGATGATAACGTGCTATTGATGAGCATCGCTGGTTTCCTGACACCATCCGGACCAAGCCAATTTGTGACATTGGTGATGTGAAAGTCGTACTATACAAAGTATGAGTTCAAGTCAAAAGTTCGGGATAAGACGAGGGGGCCACCTACCACTCGGTTGTTAAATGCTggtgggttgatgttgtcatAATCTGTGCTGATGTTCCAGTTATTCTTCCAACACCGTCGATTTGTGGCATTATTTTGCCCGCATGGCTTGCCTCCGGGTATGATGGTctgccgggggaggaggtgtatGACTGGAGAGGGTGCTGGTGAAGCCACAATTAGTGTAGCAGTGGCCAGCAATACTGCCGAAACTTTGGTGAGTCCcaacatgatgatgggcttgaAGAAGGCAAAGGTTTTGATAAAGGAGGTAGGTAGACAAGAGGGTCATGAGAaccatggtggtgaaggagtcCAGATTTATACCTGTTTCCTTTACAATGCGGCACGGACAGGCGGTTCTACTGGCCTACCTCCACAGCATGATCGGATGCACAGAACACCATAGTATCTTGTCTTGTTTCCGTCTTGCATCCCAAGATAGTACCCCCAATGTTCTCGGTACTGCATGTTTACGGTCTCAGGCTTGAAACTAAGTCCGAAGTTCGCAGCCCACTTGTCAGAGACGGGATTTTAGGACAGGGGGATGCAGATCCCAGTCTGCTTGTGAGCCTTGGCTGCTTTTCCGTTAGTCCACCACATGACGCATGTCAGAGCATGAACTATCTCTCACAacttgttggtgatggtgaagtgGGCAGCCGGCCCGGTAAGACGGTCCGAGTCCATGGTTAGCTGAGGGACCCTGACTTTGATGGAGAATACGGGCCTATGAAAGCGTGTCA contains:
- a CDS encoding uncharacterized protein (EggNog:ENOG503NVU0; COG:Q; CAZy:AA1), giving the protein MLGLTKVSAVLLATATLIVASPAPSPVIHLLPRQTIIPGGKPCGQNNATNRRCWKNNWNISTDYDNINPPAFNNRVYDFHITNVTNWLGPDGVRKPAMLINNQFPGPTIEADWGDYIIVNVYNDMQDNGTSIHWHGIRQYGESNQDGANGVTECPIPPGSMKTYDFHVTQYGTSWYHSHYSNQYGNGVVGPLIVRGPAAANYDIDLGPYMINDYYHETADRLHLRAELVSNGPPPDSDNILFRGKNIHPLGASRGGSYDRLTLTPGKKHLLRLINASVDNSFVISLVGHNFTVITNDLVPVNPVVRSSLFMAVGQRYDVIIEANQAVGNYWLNATLEANNNCGRSRNLFPAAIISYQGASTTALPTNRGTPRVATCNGETGFSPILTRTVPSTAFAGSAVGTLPVTLEFPNHGRGQVFEWRVKNTPINIEWDHPILEYVLENNSSWPGAANLIDVPQADQWVFWVIQNDFALPHPIHLHGHDFLTLGIGSGTFNINTMKSQLTFNNPIRRDVVQMPGNSWLVIGYKTDNPGVWLMHCHIGWHVAMGLGVQFLERKDEIKRMMPLDQLVPNCDAWRRYAKTSPYLPKMDSGLRRREGEEVEKREPAWRRIA